ACCTTCAAGACCGTTCCTCACCGTGAAGTGCGACATTTCGGCGCCTGAAGTACCCATGACGGTCGGACCACGGCGGCCACCATCGATAATGGTAGACAATGGGTCCTCGCCCTTAAGAACAACACCCATGATCAAGGTGATGTTTTCATTATAAACACCGCGTTTGACAAGGATTGTATCCCCGGCATCCGCATTTCCGAGAGCATCTGCAATCTTTGCGAAATCGCCAGGCACGTTGATATTCTTTGCCATGGCGGTTCCAGAAAGAAGCATCGCCCCGGCCGTAATTAAGACCAGTTTCTTTAGGGTCATACTGCTACGTTTCTCCAATCATAGAACACTTAAATTCGTTAAACATACGCTTGCCAGTTTGGCAAACACAAAACCCATGTGGGAATATACCTTCATAAATGGCTTTAGTCAAATACTTTTCGTCAAAAATGCCATTTTTCGTGTAAAAATTACACAGGTATAGCCATTTGGGGATAACTTATCTGTCAATCCTCACTCGGAAGATCGTCCTTCTCCTCCTCCTTCTTTGCACCTTGAATTGAAACACGGATCTCTTGGCAGGTCTTTTTGATATTCTGCAAGACCTTGCGAGCGCGCGTGCCCGCAGACTTGTTGCCGCGTTCGAACTTCTCGTATTCGCGTTTGAAATTTTCAATTTCTAGTTCAAGATCGTTTACTAAACTCATAAGCAAACTCCAAAAAAAGATGCTTTTTGGAAAATAAATTAAAGTTTTTGCTAAAAATTCGCTGTTTTGCAAAATTACGTTTACGTTTACAAACTATTACATAGGTTTTGGATAATTCAACAACTTATTAACAATGTGATAACCGCCACAGATTTTCTAGAGCCCTCCAACCAGCGTCGCCAACATTTTCTGAAAAATCATTGACGAACATTGCAATGTGCGACTTGATGACTTCTTCGTCATCGATTTGCGCTTTTTCGACGATAAAGGGCGTCACCGGGTTCTTTCTTTGGCGGGCCATTTGCAAACTGCGGCGGATTTCGCGCTCGACCGCTTCGATTTCGGCAAAGCCAAGTTCCTTTTTGGCAACCGCAATCCCGAGAGGAATCGGGGAACCGGTTTCTTGCTCCCAGAAGGCACCCAAGTCTTGCAAAAGATGGAGACCATCACGTTTCCACGTAAAACGATGCTCGTGGATGGTAACGCCCTGGGGGGCGCTCTTGTTCAGGAGTCGCTGATAAACCTCGTTAAAGAGCGCGTAATCGAGTTTTGGAGCGTTTTTGAACTTGTGGGAGTACCAGAACTTGAAAAGGAGCGCTGCGGTCGTATTTGCGCCCGGAAGGGTCGTCGAGAGCTCGGAATCGAACGTATTTGCCGAGGAAGAGAGCAAAAGCGGGCCACAGCCGTACCCGATAGCACCACCGCAACCGAGACAGCGATATGCTTCTCGGATTTGCGGATAGACCTGCGCACTGATTTTTGCCACGTCAAGTTCGCCGCGCAAGACCATTTCGTTGAGCGTCTGAACGTCGGCATACGTCACTTTCCATTCAAACGGAGAATTTTCGAGTCCGTGGACCAAGGCTTCGTAAATGAAGGTGTCGTTAGGGCAAGTGGAGATACCGAGAGATAATTGCATAGGGGTATGAGGTCGCGCCTACGGCGCTTTGAGGTATGGGGTCGGGCCTACGGCCCTCTGAGGTTAAGCAATTAGAAATTAGCAAAAAAGCCCGAAGCGAAGCGAGCCCGAAGGGGCTTTAGCCCCGAGCTCATAGCTCATTGCCTCAAAGCGAGTTTACGAGCGATTGCAATGCGGCAAGGGCATCCTTGATCCGCCAGGTGGATTTGTCGCGGTCGGTCGCAAGATTACTCACCGCTCGGATTTCGTAGCAGGGCATGCCGAATGCAGCGCAAATCGAGAAGCAGGCAGCCCCTTCCATAGACTCGACATCAACATCGAAATTTTGGACACGTTCTGCGGCCATAGCGGCTGTTCCCGTGCAACAGTTGACAGTAAGCCCCGCAACCGATTTTAAGCCCGTAAGCCACGCAGGAACGCCACGAAGCGGAGACGACTCGTAGACCTGCGCAGAAGCAGGCGAAGAAACTGCCGAATTTTCCGCGCCCCCTTTGCAAACTTTGTGCCACGGCGTAAACGAACCATCGCGCTCGACAACGCCCAAATCCCCGACCCTTTCGGAATCGACACGAACAACATCGCCGATGTTCAATCCGCAGCCCGGATAGGCGCCACAAATCCCCGTAAGCACCACATGCGTAAACGGGCCTTCAACCGAAAAGCGGGAAAGCAGAATAGATAAATTTGTTGCAAATTCAAGAAGCCCAACGCCGAGAACTACAGCAAAACCGCGCCCTTCGGGCAGTTCGACAATTTCGCCTTTGCGAATATCTTTTCGAACAAATGCATTACATTCAGGAAAGACGCCAAAGAATTCCAAGTTTGACGCAAAGGCAAACAAAGGAACAAAGTCGTTTTCCATAGCAGAGCCCTTACTCTAAGCGTTCGACCTTTGTGGCAAGTTCGTTTTCGAATTCAGCAACGCGGTCCAGGCTCAAGTTCCACGGGCGTTCGACTTCGCAGCGAGCGCTTGCAACAGCCGTTGCCTTAGCCAAACAATTTTCAAAGCTCAAGTTTTGTTCGAAAGCATAAAGCCAGCCAGCAAAGAACGAGTCTCCAGCGCCAATATCGTTTTTTACCGTGATTGTAGGCGGCTGGAGCTGGATGCCCTGGAACTTTTTTTCCATGAGGCGGAATGCACGAACCGGAGAATCTTCCTCGGTCACGACAAGGTTCTTGATCGGAAGGCGTTCGAGAACAGCCGTTGCCGTCATCTTCCAGAACTGCGGACTCGACTTGACCAACGGAATGCTCAAGCGTTCGAGTAACTTGCAGTATTCCTGCATATTGATTTTCAAAAGATCAACCCCTTTTACAAGGAGGTCATCAATTCCATCAATAGCATCCACAAAGATGTGCTTGCCGCTAAAGTCAAGGTCATTGAACATCTTGGCGTTAAAGCCTTGCGGGAACGTTCCGCAAAGAGCTACATACTGTGTGGAATCCCAATGGTCGTTTAGCGTTTGTGTAAAATCATCGTTCTCGGAATCGGCAAGCATCGGAGACGGTTCGACAAGTTCTGTCGTATCGCCATTGCAGGCAATCGTCGTGCAGATGCGCGTATTTTCGCGAATCCAAATCGGAACTTGCTGAATGCCACAAGACGAAAGTTCGTCAAAAATTTTCTCGCCATGCCCAGTACCCAAGAAATGCATCAAGCGAGGAGAGCCCCCCAAAAGCTGCAACACACGGCAGCAGTTGATGCCCTTGCCCGAAGCATATTCCTTGACCTTGGAGATGCGGTGCACTTCGCCTGGAGTAAACTTATCCAGAAAGAACACCCTCTGCCAAGCAGGATTGAGACCGAGAACTAAGATTTCCCTTGACATTGCTTACCTTAGAAGTTCACCTTAAAGAACTTGCGCTTGCCCACCTGAACGACGAGCTGATCACCGCCCTTGATTTCAATCTGGGCTTGCGGGTCTGCAAGCTTTTCGCCACCAATCTTAACGCCACCGTTCTGCACCATGCGGCGAGCTTCGCCCTTGGAAGCAAAAGCCTTGATGTTCACGAGGAGGTCAAGAGCGCCATAAGAGCCTGCATCGACAGAGCATTCGGCAGCATCGCTCGGGATGGCGTTACCGCTGTGGATTTCGCGTTCCTTAGCGGCAGCGGCTTCGGCAGCTTCGGCACCGTAGTACTGCGTCACGATGTCGATAGCGAGGCGGTGCTTAGCATCGTTCGGGTTCATCTTGCCGGCAGCAATGTCAGCCATCATCTGCTTGACTTCTTCGAGCGGGATGTTGGTCAAAAGTTCGAACCAGTTCTCGACAATGTTGTCGGAGAGGCTGTAAATCTTGTGGTACATCACGTCGGCAGGCTCATTAAGACCAACGTAGTTGCCAATGGACTTACTCATCTTGACCTTGCCATCTGTACCGAGGAGAATCGGCATGAAGAGACCAATCTGCGGTTCCATGCCTTCGAAAAGCTGGAGGTCGCGACCACGGAGCACGTTGAACTTCTGGTCCGTGCCACCGAGTTCCACATCGCTCTTGATGGCGACAGAATCGTAGCCCTGCATCATCGGGTACATGAATTCGTGGAGGCTGATCGGCGTGTTGGCGGCGTAGCGGTTGTGGAAGTCTTCGCGTTCGAGCATCTGGGCGACAGTGAACTGGCCCATGAGTTCCGTGACCTTGCTGAACGGAAGCTTGGAGAACCATTCGCCGTTGTAATGGATTTCGACCTGATCGCGGCGGACGACCTTGAAGAACTGTTCCTGATATTCCTTTGCGTTTTCGAGCACCTGTTCGTGCGTAAGGCGCGGACGAGCCTTGTTGCGGCCGCTGGGGTCACCAATCTGAGCCGTGTAGTCGCCCACAATGAGCACAACAGTATGGCCGAGATCCTGGAACTGGCGGAGCTTGCGCATCACGACCGTATGGCCAAAATGGACATCCGGAGCCGTCGGGTCCACACCCATCTTGATACGGAGTGGAACGCCGGTGTCGTAAGACTTCTGGAGTTTCTTTTCGAGTTCATCTTGCGGCACAATGTCGGTAACGCCGCGCATCAAAATTTCAAGCTGTTCTTTTACAGGACGGAATTGCATTTTTAGTTACTAGTTAATAGTTATTAGTTAATAGTTAATTTACGAGGTAAAGATAGTAATTAGTAGGAAATTAGAAGTTGGAAGTTGGAAGTTGATAGCAGGCTGCAGGCGGTAAAACGGGGAAACCTAGGCCATCCGCGCAAAATTATTTTTGTTTTTTAGATTGTCGTTGCAAAATATACTTTGTCAAAAAGTTGTAAAACTGTTCTGTTTTGGAATTGTCCTGCTTGTTACGGCGGAGCGAAATCACGATATCGCGCTTAAAATCCGTGTCGGTAATTTCAAGAAGACGGACGCGCTTGTGGTCCATTTTGCCCCACGAAAGTTCTGGCCAAAAACCGACGCCAATGCCAGCAGCGATGGCTTCTTTAACAACGGCCGTATTATCGCTTTCAAAAGTCACATTCGTATGGAAACCAATGCTATCACAAAGTTCGTTACAGATTGTGCGGTACTGTTTTGAACCGTAAAGGCGTATAAATTTTTCGTCTTTCAAATCGAACAGCGAAATGGAATCCATTTTTTTGTACTGCGCTGTATTCGGAACCGCTAGATAAATTTTTTCGGAATGGACAAAAGTTTCATCGCTTTCTGTATTGTCGAGTTCCGGTCTGTAAATGGCATAAGTGCGCACGCAGATATCAAAGACGCTCGTTTCTTCGTTCTGCACAATATCCACGTCGATATCAGAATTACTTCGTCTGTACTCAATCACAGCACCTGTAATGAGTGTAGATGCCGCAAGAACGTTCAGCTTGATGTTGTTATTCTGCTTGTCCGCGGTCTCTTTTAAAAGTCCTGGAAGCGCCATCATGTTTTCGTAGAGTGGCTGCAATTTTTCGTAAAAGAACTTTCCGCTATCGGTGAGTTTGATGTTACGCCCGGAATTTTTGAACAGTGAAACTCCTAGTTCATCTTCGAGCTTGTGGATAGCTTGCGTGAGCGCCGGCTGGACGATGCAGAGGTTCTTTGCACTTTGCGTTACATGCTCCGTGCGCGCCACCTCCAAAAAATATTTGAGCTGAGTGAGTTCCATGTGTGCAATTATAGCAAATGAGCGTTGAGCACGCTCGTAAACTCGCTATGAGGTCGCTACGCTTTGAGGATTCAGGTATCAGGGGACAGGTTTCAGGCGTCAGGTGTTAGACTTTAGGTCGTTTTTTCTAATGTCACTGGATCCTTCCCCTATCATGCTACGCATTCCTGGGTCAGGATGACGCATGACTGCGACACAGCCTACTTCCTACCGTCTACTTCCTACTATTTACTAAAGGCGGCGAGGTCGATGCCGAGTTGTTTGATTTTGTAAGTGAGAATGCGCGGGGTGGTCGAAAGGCTACGGGCGGCAGCGGCCATTTTGCCCTTGCTGCTCTTGAGCGCATCGCAAATGATGTCGCGTTCGTACGCCTCCACCATCAGCTTGAGGTTTCCGCTCACGGGTGTTCCGCTCGTTTCGTCCGTCTGGATGGTCGGCGGAAAATGATGCGGATAGATGACGTCTTCTTCGGTCAACAAGACCGCACGTTCAATGGCGTTTTCAAGTTCGCGAACATTGCCAGGCCACGGATAGCTCATGAGCATTTCGATTGTACCGCGAGCAAGACGACGAACATTCTTGCCAACCAATCGGCAGTAATGTTCAACAAAGTAATCCGCTAAGAGTACAATGTCGGTGCGGCGCTTGCGAAGAGGCGGAACATAAATCGGAACAATGTGGAGCTGGTAATACAAGTCTTCGCGGAAAGTTCCATCAGAAACCATCTGCAACAAGTTCTTGGTCGTCGCGCAGATTACGCGCACGTTCACTTTTTTCGGGAAGCGAGCGCCCACGCGTTCCATTTCGCCTTGCTGCAAAAGTCGGAGCAACTTTATCTGCAAGTTCGGGGTAAGTTCTGCGACTTCATCAAGGAATAGCGTGCCGCCTTCGGCTTGTTCCACGCGGCCCGGCGCCTCGTTGACGACGCCAACCAAGGCGCCCTTTTCGCTACCGAAAAGTTCCCGGTCCAATACGGACTCCGGGAGGGCCGCGCAATGCACTCGCACGAACGGCCCTAAATTACGGTCAGAACGGAAATGAATAGCTTCTGCCACAAGTCCCTTGCCTGTCCCCACTTCGCCCACAATTAGCGCAGGAAGCGGGCTTCGAGCCACCTGGTCGATTTGCGTGTAAACCTGTTGCATTTCAGGCGTTTTACCGATGATATTGTCCGGCTGGAAACGCGCCTTAAGCTCCATCGCCATGCGTTCGTTTTCGGCCTTGAGGATTTCGTTTTCTTCTCGGGCCTGGCGGCGGAGTTTCACTGCAGTCGCAAGCATCTGCGCGATGATTTCGAGCAAATGAATTTGGTCGTTGAGGTTTGCCTCGTCGGGATTGTGTTCGTCTGCACTCAAGGCGCCAACGACTTCCTGTTCCATGATAATCGGGACGCAAAGGAACGCCTTGTCTTCGGTCTTACCACGGCCCGTACGGTCCAAGAAATCCGGGTCTTTTGCAACAGACGGGATGATAATGGGCTTACCCGTTTCGACGACGCGGCCGGTAATACCTTCACCCACCTTATAGCGCCCCTTGCTCGCCTGACGGCTGCTCAGGCCTTCAGCAATTTCAATGGAGATTTCGCCCGTGTGACGGTTGTACAAAGTGAGAGTCGCGTGCTCGACACCCATCACCGATTCGACGGTCTGCAATACGGGGTGCGCAACCGTCTCAAAATCAAGACTCTGGTTCAAAATGGAGCTGATCTTGTAGAGCAGCTCCAGTTCTTGTATTCGTCTTTCTTCACCAGAAGTCATTGATTTTTTTCAGTAAATACGTTTTGAGTAAACGGATTAATGGTTAAAAACCTTGTTTAAATCTACTTTTTCATCCCATTTTTTACAAGATTCTTTTTCCACTCGCAAATCGCTAATTTCACATTCAATAGCCTTTTTACCCCTTTCGGAATATATGGTATATGTCCCATTATATCTAGAAGCACCATCAGTATCATTTAAAAATTCACCTCGATATTCGGACATGACTTGACCATCATCATAATATTCTAATTCATACTTTTTTTCAACATCCATGTCATAAATAATTTTGTCACCAATACGACGCATCAGCCTCGTGACGCGTCCATCAATGTACCATAAATCATAAACAGCTTTCAGTTTTTCACGCAAAGAATCATCTTTTTCTCCACCATAATTCACATGCACCAAATAAACCGTGGCATTTTCGTCATCATCCTTTTTCATGACGGCATCCATAATAAAGCCTTCAACCAAATTAAACTTCAGATATTTTTTGTAATCAAATTCATCTTTCTGAATAAATTCTAAAAGAAAATCTCGTACCGCAGGATGTGTTTTCTCTTGAATTTGTTCAATGGTCATTCCACCTGCGCCAACATTGTAAACTGTATCAAGCCCTATATTTTTTTTGTAGGCGTCAGAAAGAGATGGCGCAAACGTCGTTTTTTCCAACGAATTCATGCGATAAGCCAAGCCCAAGCAACCAGTCAACTGAATGGCGAACACAACCAACATGAAAAAAGATAATTTGCGCATAAAGCAAACCTTTGGATATTTCAATGAATTACAACAAATGATTGATGAAGGAAATATAATTTTTTAGAACCGTATAAAACGGAGATGCCCGCACGGAGGCGGGCATGACAGCGAGGCGTTGCGGGGCCGACGTCTGAGGCCACGCTAGAAGGGGTGACGAGTCACGAAGTACGAGTCAGGGGACAACGTTCCCCTCCTACTTTCTACCGCCTACTTCCGACTATTTCAATGCTTCTTGAACGAGAGCGGATGCGCGCTTGGAATCAAAGCGGCCCTTGACCTTCGGGGAGAGTTCCTTCATGATCTTTCCCATGTCCTTGGGAGAAGAGGCGCCCGTTGCAGCCTTGATTTCGGCAATGAGGGCCTTGACTTCTTCTTCGCTCATTTCGGCAGGCATGTACTTGCGGTACAAGGCGATGCAAGCTTCTTCTTCAGGAATCTTGTCCAAGAGACCGCCCTTCTTGAGGATTTCGATGGCTTCCTGCTTCTGTTTTACGCTCTTGGCAAGAACGTCAATGCACATGGCATCCGTAATGGTATCCATGATTTGAGCCGGAGCGGCACCAGCCTTCATAGCTTCGTTCTTGATATCAGAATGGAGCGTACGGAGCGTTCCGAGTGTTGCGGCATCGTGAGCCTTCATGGCGGTCTTGATGTCGTCAAGAATCTGAGTAAGCAAAGCACAACTCATATTGACCCCGAGCGATTAGAAACGCCTCGCCCAAGCGATGAAGTTTTATAAAACACCTAACGAGTCATCAGCCACTGCTGACAACTCATTAAAGCTTAGCAAATTATCCGACTAATGAATCGAATTAGTAGAGACGCTTGCGGTTCTGGTCAGCAATCTCTTTGAGACGCTTGCGACGAGCAGCCGTTTCAATACGCTTCTTTTCTTCGGAGGGCTTTTCGAAACGCTGACGCTTCTTGACGTCGGAAATGATACCATTCTTTTCGCAAGACTTGGTGAAACGCTTGAGAGCGCGTTCGAAAGGTTCGTTGGACTTAACAATAACGCCGATCACGATAATCCTTTGGTTAAAAATTCAATTTTTTGATAGCCAAATATACCTAAATATTTAAAATCTGTCAAGGGTAACATTTTGCAAGCACTTTCTGCAAGTGCTTTTCCGCTTAAAGAGCATCACCCCCTTTATATTCCATAGCGAGCATGGTAATGTCGTCGAACTGCGAAGTATTTTTCGTAAACGCATCGATTTGACGTTTAACAAAGCGGCAAGTTTCTTCCGTCCCCTTACCACCGCCCTGAGCCAGCGCCTCAAGCAGCCGGTCGTTACCAAACAGCTCTTCGTGCTCGTTCGTCGCTTCCGTTACGCCGTCCGTATAGAGGAACAGCGTATCACCCGGCGCAAGGTCGAGCGTTTGCAACTTGTACCGCGAGTTCTCCATCGCCGCAAGAACAATCCCCGCCTTACTCTTCGCAAACCCAACCGAGCCATCCTTGTGCCGGATTACAGGCGGATTGTGCCCTGCCGAAGCAAATTCCACATGCCCCGTTTTCAAGTCGATAAAGCCCATCCACACCGTCACAAACATATTGGCGCGGTTACGTCTGGCAAGCTCATAATTTGACTTTTCCAAAGTTTCCACCACAGATTTCAAGTTCTGCGCCATGGTCCGCAGCACAATTCGAGAAACCATCATAAACAACGCCGCAGGCACACCCTTTCCAGAAACATCGCCCACGACCACACACAAGCGTCCATCGTCCAGCTTGAAGAAATCGTAGAAATCACCGCCAACTTCCTTCGCCGGAAGCATGAACGGAGTCAGCTCATGATAAGCATCTTCCGAGCCCTCTTCTTTTTCGTCCATCGAGAGGAACCCGAGCTGGATGTCCTTTGCAAAATCGAGCTCGCTTTCGATGCGGTCCAGGTCCTTTTGCTTTTCCATGTGTTCCTTGAGCGATGTGCGCATGTTCAAGAACGCCCACGCAAATTGCGCAATTTCATCACGCCCAGAAAGATGCGGGATCGCCACGTCAAAGTCGCCTTGCCCCAATTTTCTTGCAGCAACGGCAAGTTCTTTAAGCGGACGTGACACCCTGGACGAGATAAAGAATATCAAGACAAGCATAATAACATAACCAGCAACGCTCATCCACGCAAACATTTTTTCCAAGGAACGCTGGCTTTCCATGAATTCATGCGCGGGCCACACGATCATGAACGTCCAGCCGTTGGATTCCATCGCCTTGAAGTAAATGACGGCTTCATCGCCATCGGGCGTTGTTCCCATGAAGAGTCCCTTTTTCATGCTATGCACGGTTTTTTCGAACTCCGAGATGGTCTGCACCCCCATCCCCCAAGAGAGGTTAGAAAAGTTT
This is a stretch of genomic DNA from Fibrobacter succinogenes. It encodes these proteins:
- a CDS encoding GatB/YqeY domain-containing protein; translation: MSCALLTQILDDIKTAMKAHDAATLGTLRTLHSDIKNEAMKAGAAPAQIMDTITDAMCIDVLAKSVKQKQEAIEILKKGGLLDKIPEEEACIALYRKYMPAEMSEEEVKALIAEIKAATGASSPKDMGKIMKELSPKVKGRFDSKRASALVQEALK
- a CDS encoding 1,4-dihydroxy-6-naphthoate synthase, encoding MQLSLGISTCPNDTFIYEALVHGLENSPFEWKVTYADVQTLNEMVLRGELDVAKISAQVYPQIREAYRCLGCGGAIGYGCGPLLLSSSANTFDSELSTTLPGANTTAALLFKFWYSHKFKNAPKLDYALFNEVYQRLLNKSAPQGVTIHEHRFTWKRDGLHLLQDLGAFWEQETGSPIPLGIAVAKKELGFAEIEAVEREIRRSLQMARQRKNPVTPFIVEKAQIDDEEVIKSHIAMFVNDFSENVGDAGWRALENLWRLSHC
- the mqnB gene encoding futalosine hydrolase, whose translation is MENDFVPLFAFASNLEFFGVFPECNAFVRKDIRKGEIVELPEGRGFAVVLGVGLLEFATNLSILLSRFSVEGPFTHVVLTGICGAYPGCGLNIGDVVRVDSERVGDLGVVERDGSFTPWHKVCKGGAENSAVSSPASAQVYESSPLRGVPAWLTGLKSVAGLTVNCCTGTAAMAAERVQNFDVDVESMEGAACFSICAAFGMPCYEIRAVSNLATDRDKSTWRIKDALAALQSLVNSL
- the rpsU gene encoding 30S ribosomal protein S21, with product MIGVIVKSNEPFERALKRFTKSCEKNGIISDVKKRQRFEKPSEEKKRIETAARRKRLKEIADQNRKRLY
- a CDS encoding 1-phosphofructokinase family hexose kinase, with translation MSREILVLGLNPAWQRVFFLDKFTPGEVHRISKVKEYASGKGINCCRVLQLLGGSPRLMHFLGTGHGEKIFDELSSCGIQQVPIWIRENTRICTTIACNGDTTELVEPSPMLADSENDDFTQTLNDHWDSTQYVALCGTFPQGFNAKMFNDLDFSGKHIFVDAIDGIDDLLVKGVDLLKINMQEYCKLLERLSIPLVKSSPQFWKMTATAVLERLPIKNLVVTEEDSPVRAFRLMEKKFQGIQLQPPTITVKNDIGAGDSFFAGWLYAFEQNLSFENCLAKATAVASARCEVERPWNLSLDRVAEFENELATKVERLE
- a CDS encoding SpoIIE family protein phosphatase; this translates as MGFNVHGLAFKQSMMTLVGFSIVFAVLFGVLSFQVQSKLSTLLTEKGEEISLSNVAIIEKLFEKGKRLGDEYAEVLGKEMLSGKDLDDFLTQAVFDARQTLPQVLAVVVAYEPGMAPKSKWHQEIMRLAQYSGAEIKLIKGSDYLEKTWYKSTKNLQKGLWQEPFVGDFIKEPIAIYTAPIFQKDEYGNTVFAGVLCVDMSIAFLKETVASIPVSDSGYVVILSANNTVIAHPRNEVVFKENFSNLSWGMGVQTISEFEKTVHSMKKGLFMGTTPDGDEAVIYFKAMESNGWTFMIVWPAHEFMESQRSLEKMFAWMSVAGYVIMLVLIFFISSRVSRPLKELAVAARKLGQGDFDVAIPHLSGRDEIAQFAWAFLNMRTSLKEHMEKQKDLDRIESELDFAKDIQLGFLSMDEKEEGSEDAYHELTPFMLPAKEVGGDFYDFFKLDDGRLCVVVGDVSGKGVPAALFMMVSRIVLRTMAQNLKSVVETLEKSNYELARRNRANMFVTVWMGFIDLKTGHVEFASAGHNPPVIRHKDGSVGFAKSKAGIVLAAMENSRYKLQTLDLAPGDTLFLYTDGVTEATNEHEELFGNDRLLEALAQGGGKGTEETCRFVKRQIDAFTKNTSQFDDITMLAMEYKGGDAL
- a CDS encoding LysR family transcriptional regulator; translation: MELTQLKYFLEVARTEHVTQSAKNLCIVQPALTQAIHKLEDELGVSLFKNSGRNIKLTDSGKFFYEKLQPLYENMMALPGLLKETADKQNNNIKLNVLAASTLITGAVIEYRRSNSDIDVDIVQNEETSVFDICVRTYAIYRPELDNTESDETFVHSEKIYLAVPNTAQYKKMDSISLFDLKDEKFIRLYGSKQYRTICNELCDSIGFHTNVTFESDNTAVVKEAIAAGIGVGFWPELSWGKMDHKRVRLLEITDTDFKRDIVISLRRNKQDNSKTEQFYNFLTKYILQRQSKKQK
- a CDS encoding sigma 54-interacting transcriptional regulator produces the protein MTSGEERRIQELELLYKISSILNQSLDFETVAHPVLQTVESVMGVEHATLTLYNRHTGEISIEIAEGLSSRQASKGRYKVGEGITGRVVETGKPIIIPSVAKDPDFLDRTGRGKTEDKAFLCVPIIMEQEVVGALSADEHNPDEANLNDQIHLLEIIAQMLATAVKLRRQAREENEILKAENERMAMELKARFQPDNIIGKTPEMQQVYTQIDQVARSPLPALIVGEVGTGKGLVAEAIHFRSDRNLGPFVRVHCAALPESVLDRELFGSEKGALVGVVNEAPGRVEQAEGGTLFLDEVAELTPNLQIKLLRLLQQGEMERVGARFPKKVNVRVICATTKNLLQMVSDGTFREDLYYQLHIVPIYVPPLRKRRTDIVLLADYFVEHYCRLVGKNVRRLARGTIEMLMSYPWPGNVRELENAIERAVLLTEEDVIYPHHFPPTIQTDETSGTPVSGNLKLMVEAYERDIICDALKSSKGKMAAAARSLSTTPRILTYKIKQLGIDLAAFSK
- the tyrS gene encoding tyrosine--tRNA ligase yields the protein MQFRPVKEQLEILMRGVTDIVPQDELEKKLQKSYDTGVPLRIKMGVDPTAPDVHFGHTVVMRKLRQFQDLGHTVVLIVGDYTAQIGDPSGRNKARPRLTHEQVLENAKEYQEQFFKVVRRDQVEIHYNGEWFSKLPFSKVTELMGQFTVAQMLEREDFHNRYAANTPISLHEFMYPMMQGYDSVAIKSDVELGGTDQKFNVLRGRDLQLFEGMEPQIGLFMPILLGTDGKVKMSKSIGNYVGLNEPADVMYHKIYSLSDNIVENWFELLTNIPLEEVKQMMADIAAGKMNPNDAKHRLAIDIVTQYYGAEAAEAAAAKEREIHSGNAIPSDAAECSVDAGSYGALDLLVNIKAFASKGEARRMVQNGGVKIGGEKLADPQAQIEIKGGDQLVVQVGKRKFFKVNF